The Pseudomonas hefeiensis genomic sequence TTAGTGATCCGGTGGTTCTGTATGGAAGGGCCATCGCTCAACGGATAAAAGGTACTCCGGGGATAACAGGCTGATACCGCCCAAGAGTTCATATCGACGGCGGTGTTTGGCACCTCGATGTCGGCTCATCACATCCTGGGGCTGAAGCCGGTCCCAAGGGTATGGCTGTTCGCCATTTAAAGTGGTACGCGAGCTGGGTTTAGAACGTCGTGAGACAGTTCGGTCCCTATCTGCCGTGGACGTTTGAGATTTGAGAGGGGCTGCTCCTAGTACGAGAGGACCGGAGTGGACGAACCTCTGGTGTTCCGGTTGTCACGCCAGTGGCATTGCCGGGTAGCTATGTTCGGAAAAGATAACCGCTGAAAGCATCTAAGCGGGAAACTTGCCTCAAGATGAGATCTCACTGGGACCTTGAGTCCCCTGAAGGGCCGTCGAAGACTACGACGTTGATAGGTGGGGTGTGTAAGCGCTGTGAGGCGTTGAGCTAACCCATACTAATTGCCCGTGAGGCTTGACCATATAACACCCAAGCAATTTGTTGACCCGATACATCAAGGGCACCAGATTGCGGTGTGTGAAGACGCTATGAACCGAAAGTTCGCACAACACACAAATCTATCGCATACCCATTCGCTGGCACGTGACCGCAAGGCACGCACCGGCTACCGAATTTCTTGACGACCATAGAGCATTGGAACCACCTGATCCCATCCCGAACTCAGCAGTGAAACGATGCATCGCCGATGGTAGTGTGGGGTTTCCCCATGTGAGAGTAGGTCATCGTCAAGATTAAATTCCGAAACCCCTATCTGCTGACGCAGGTAGGGGTTTTGTTTTTGTACCTAAAAAAGGATGACTTGAAGAGGTCATCCTTTTTTTGCATCAGGTGGTCAAGCCCCAGGGACCGGGCAGCTCAGGTCGCCTTCTTCGCACTTGAGGTAGGTCTTGAACGTCTCGACCCGGGCCTTGGTTACGGCAGTGGTGCAATTGCTGTGAATCAGCGGATAGACGCTACCCCCTTCGACCCCGGACGCAGAAAAATTGCATTCGGCGTCACGGAAGCTGATCCAGGCCCGCTGTGCCTTGACCAGTAATTGCTTGGCCTGCGGGTCATCTTTCAGACGCGCAGTGATCTGCTTGTACAGACTGTTCAGCTCGTCGTCAGCGGCTTTGTTCTCTTGGGCTGCGCACTGGTTCATCGCTCCCTGGGTGGTCGCATTGGCGCAGTCATTGGCTTGGACGACGCCGATAAAAAGCAGCGGTGTCAGGCCCAGAAACAAGCGTGGGGACATGGTCGATCTCTCCTTGATGGGGTTACAAATGCCGAAGGAGTGTACCCAAACGCTGCGTCGATACAACTTTCTGGTTGGCCTTGTGGTCTTACAGGCCTACTGTTAAACACAGGAGGTGACTCATGCATTCATCCGATCGCATCGAAAGAAAAATTCTGCTCAAGGCACCGCGCTCTCAGGTCTGGCGGGCCTTGGCCAATGCCGAAGCCTTCGGTCAGTGGTTCGGCGTCGCGCTTGAGGGCAAGCGATTTGTCGCGGGCGACCGTACCCAGGGGCAGATCACCTATCCAGGCTATGAACACCTCATCTGGGACGTTGCGGTAGAGCGGGTCGAGCCGGAGCGGGTTTTTTCGTTTCGTTGGCATCCGTACGCCATTGAACCGCAGGTGGACTACTCCCAGGAACCGGAAACGAGGGTTCAGTTCGAACTTGAAGACATGGATGGCGGCACTTTGCTCAAAGTGGTGGAGTCGGGTTTTAACGGTATCCCTGAGGCGCGCCGACTTAAGGCTTTTCGTATGGACAGCCGTGGCTGGGACGAGCAGATGGCGAACATCGAAGCATTCCTGGCCAAGGCCTGATCCTCAGTGCCCGAGCAATCTAAGGGTTTACGGAAGGGCTGCTATAGCGAATGTCTTACACGTCATGGTCACTATCTCGTCTGTTGCGTTTTGGATCCGATGCGTAATCTGTACTCATCCACTGAAGCACAGGGAGTGCTTCAGGATCAGGGACGATCGACCTTGCAAGGATGGCTATCGACAGGGAGTCGTAATGGTCTTGGAAAAACCCGCCTCGGCGGGTTTTTTTTCGTCTGCAGAAAAGCCGACCTATCACGCCAGGCGTCGCGCCATGGTGCGGTCCGAACCGTCAGCGGCCACAGCCTTCTGATATCCCAACGTTTGGGTAAAGAAACGGTCCTGCTGCTGGCTCGGCAGGGCAAAGGCACTGACGCTCAATACGAAGGTGGTAACGGCGATCAAGGAACTGAAAGTTTTCATGGCAATGACTCCGGTCGTATCAAAGGGGTTGAATGCCGGGTCGTTCAGATGTCGCGATCTGCTGAACCCGCTGCAGCCCGGACGGTTGTCTTGCTGCATGAGTTCAGAGTAAGGGCGAGGAGGGAGGTGCCATTAGACAGATACTGCCCCTGATTTGCCTGATCCTATTTGTGTACGGGATCAGGCACTACTTGCCTGCAAGAGCTGGGCACGCAGCCGGGCGATGTCCTTGCTCGGCGAGGCGCCGAACAGACGGCTGTATTCGCGGCTGAATTGCGAGGGGCTTTCATAGCCCATTTTGTAGCCGATTGACGAAACGTCGCTGTTCTCCGCCAGCAGCAGCCGTCGGGCTTCCTGCAGGCGCAGCTGTTTCTGGTATTGCAGCGGGCTCATGGCGGTCACGGCCTTAAAGCGATGATGCAGTGCCGAAGGGCTGAGATTGATCATTTGTGCCAGGCTATCGATGCTCAGCGGTTCGGCATAATGAGTGTTGAGCCACTCGATTGCGCGATTGATACGGTGGGTTTGCGTGTCGGGGATGGCAATTTCGTGCAAGCGCTGGCCCTGGGCACCCCGTAGCAGTCGGTAAAAAATCTCCTGTTGGGCCAAGGGCGCGAGAGTGGCGATATCGTCTGGACTCTCCAACAGCCGCAGCAAGCGCAACACCGCATCGAGCAGTGGCGCATCGATGCGGTCCAGGAATAACCCGCGACCGGTCCGTTGGGTCGGTACCTCGATGGGGTTGGCGTCGGCGATCAGACGACAGATCTGCGCCGGGTCGATATCCAGACGAATACACAGGTAGGGGTGCTCGGGGCTGGCTTCGATCACCTGGCCAGCCAACGGCAGGGTAACCGAGACCACCAGGTAGTTGAGCGAATCATAGACGTAACATTCATCCGCCAGCCGAACCTCTTTGCGCCCCTGGACGATCACGCACAAACCGGGTTTGTGGACCGTGTGCAGGGCTTCGGTTGGCTGGTCGCTACGGATCAGGTGCAAGGCCTCGATGGCCGTGGGATGAACGCCGAATCCCGGGGCGAAGCGCTTCATTAGTTCCGCCAGTTCGGCACGGCGCTGGTTGACGCCGTCGTCAGGCGCTACGTGTAAGGGCGTGGATACCGACATGCCGATCTATCTCCCTGGCCAAATGCGCGGACCGCGCTAGTAAAACCGATTGTACGCCCGGCGACCAGAGTCGGTTTTATCGCTACAGGATCGTGCAAGGGCGCAGGAGGATCCGGCTAACCCAGACACGGATCTGCTCCTTAATCTGGACCTGTCAAAACGCTCCCAACGGGGGGCAATACTTCCAGACGAGGAAACCATCATGTCCGCTATTCAAAATAAAGTTGTGGTCATCACCGGCGCCAGCAGCGGTATTGGCGAAGCCGCCGCACGGTTGCTGGCTGCCCAGGGCGCCCGAGTGGTGCTGGGTGCGCGGCGCGTCGATCGTTTGCAGGCACTGGTGCAGGAACTCGCAGCCGAGGGCCAGCAGGCAGCATGCAAAGCCGTAGACGTGACGCGTCGTGATGACGTCCAGAGCCTGATCGACTTCGCTGTCGAGCGATTCGGCAAGGTCGATGTGATCGTCAACAACGCCGGGGTCATGCCACTCTCCAAACTCGAGGCGCTGAAAGTTGACGAGTGGGATCGCATGATCGACGTCAACATTCGTGGCGTACTCCACGGCATCGCCGCCGGTTTGCCTTTGATGCAACGCCAGCGCAGTGGCCAGTTCATCAACATCGCTTCCATTGGTGCCTACACGGTCAGCCCGACCGCAGCGGTGTATTGCGCCACCAAGTTCGCCGTGCGGGCGATTTCCGAGGGTTTGCGCCAGGAGGTTGGCGGTGACGTGCGGGTGACGGTGATTTCCCCTGGCGTAACCGAGTCGGAGTTGGCCGAAAGCATTTCCGATGAAGGCGGGCGCGCCGAGATGCACGAGTTTCGCCGGATCGCCATTCCCGCCGAGGCGATTGCCCGGGCGATTGCCTACGCCATTGAGCAGCCGGCCGATGTGGACGTCAGCGAACTGGTGGTGCGTCCGACGGCCAGCCCGTTCTGAATTGAATCGACCCGGCAGGAGATTCTCCAGGCGTTAATCGTTATTGCAGCGCCAATCGTGCCGCTGCTCGTTGAGTAATCTGCGAGCGCACTCGAAACGACTCTGCTGCGCGCCGTTTGGCTTCATCCAACACTTGGGTCGGCGCGGTGTCCGGGCAGCCGGCGGTGAACGGCGGGGCCGGGGCGTATTCAAGCTGTAGCTGGACCAGTTCGGCGGTGTCTTGGTCGAACAGTTCGGCCGCCAGGGTCAAGGCAAAATCGATCCCGGCGGTGATGCCACCCCCGGTGAACAGGTTGCCGTCGCGTACCACGCGCTCCTTGACCGGTGTGGCGCCCAGGGGTTGCAGCAAACTGTGATAGGCCCAGTGGGTGGTGGCCCGTTTACCCCGCAACAGGCCCGCCGCACCAAGCACCAGTGAGCCGGTGCACACGGAGGTGATGTATTGAGCGTGGGCCGCCTGTTGCTTGATGAAAGTCAACGTCTGCTCGTCTTCCATCAACGGCCCGACACCGCTGCCACCTGGGATGCAGATCACATCGAGCTTCGGACAGTCTTGGAACGTGGTGGTCGGTAGTAACACCAGTCCGGTGCTGGCGGTGACTGGGGCCAGGTCTTTCCAGATCAGGTGCACCTTCACGTCTGGTAGCGAGGCCAGCACGTCATAAGGGCCGGTGAGGTCCAGTTGTTGAAGCTGGGGGAATAACAGAAAACCGATCTGCAACGCCATGGCGCTTTCTCCTGAAGTAATGCCTGAGGGTGGACGGTTTAACTTTAGGCCCGTAGGCTCTGGCGTATACGCCAATAAACCCACGAATCACGCCAATATGCAAAATCCACCGAAAACCGTTCATGTATTGGCCTTCGCCAACGTGCAGGTGCTGGATGTCACCGGGCCCTTGCAGGTCTTTGCTTCGGCCAATGATCTGGCACGCCAGCAAGGCTTGCCGTTGCCTTACGCGCCGACCGTGATAGCTGCCGGCGGCGGGGCGGTGATGTCGTCGGCGGGGCTGACGCTGCTGGCCGAGCCGCTGCCGAGCGAAGGCAGCGATACATTGCTCATCGCTGGCGGTTGGGGGGTGTACGAGGCGGCAAAGGACACGGCGCTGGTGGCTTGGGTCAGGGACCATGGCCTGCGCTCGCGACGCGTGGCGTCGGTGTGTACCGGGGCGTTCCTGCTGGCCGCCAGCGGTTGGTTGGACGGACGGCGAGTGGTCACACACTGGACCCGTTGTGAACAACTGGCCAGGCAGCACCCGCAACTGCGGGTCGAACCCAACCCGATTTTTATCAACGACGGTCCGGTCTGGACTTCGGCCGGGGTTACGGCCGGCATCGACCTGGCGTTGGCCCTGGTGGAAGACGATTTAGGCCGCGCCATCGCCCTGGAAGTCGCCCGGCAACTGGTGGTGTTCCTCAAGCGTCCGGGCGGGCAATCACAATTCAGCGTGACCTTGTCACTGCAGAATCAGGGCAGTCGTTTTGACGACCTGCACGCCTGGATCGCGGAAAACCTCACCCTGGACCTGGGCTTGCCGAATCTGGCGGCCGAGGCGGGGATGAGCGAGCGCAGTTTCGTGCGTCACTACCGCGCCGACACCGGCCAGACGCCGGCACGGGCGGTGGAACTGATTCGCGTGGAGACCGCCCGCCGGCTGTTGGCCGACTCTGCACTGTCGATCAAACGGGTAGCAGTGCAATGCGGCTTTGGCAGCGAAGAAACCCTGCGTCGCAGTTTCCTGCGGGCCATGGGCGTGACGCCCCAGGCATATCGCGAGCGTTTCGCGGTCAGCCTTCAAGCAGATCCAGCAATGCCCTGAGCGTGGCCTGGGGGGCTTCCTGGGGAATGTTGTGGCCGACGCCGCTGAGCACCCGACGCTCGTAGAAACCGCTGAAATGTTCGGCGTCTTCGTCGAACTCAACTGCAGGCCCAACGCCATCGTCGGCACCGCACAGGGAGATGCTCGGCACACTGATGGCCGGTTGCGCGGTCAGTCGTTCCTCCATCCACTCCAGCGTCGGGTCGCCCGGTGCGTACATGAAGCGATGGCGGTAGGAATGAATCACCACCTCGACGAAATCCGGGTTGTCGAAAGACGGGGCACTGAGGGGAAACAGCGCTGTGCCGCGCTTCCAGGTGGGTGACCACAGGCGCCAGAGCAACTGGCACAGTTCGCGCCGGTTCTGCGTCAGGCCCTCGACGCCGCGAGCGCTATGGAAGTAATACTGGTACCACAATCTGTGCTCGGTCTCAGGGGCCAGCGGCTGTGCCGAGCGGGGAATGTCCTGCAAGTTATAGCCATCCCCGGTCACCAAGCAGCGAACCCGTTCGGGCCACAACGCCGCCACGATACACGCGGCCCGACCGCCCCAGTCGTAGCCGCACAACGCTGCTTGAGGGATGGCGAGTGCCTGCATCAGGTCCAGCAGATCCTGGGCCAGCGCCGCTTGCTGGCCGGAACGCAGGATGCTCGGGTTATTGAACCGGGTCGGGCCGTAGCCGCGCAGGTACGGCACGATGACCCAATAGCCGCGCAGGGCCAGGGCCGGTGCGACTTCATCAAAGGCCCTGGGGTCGTAAGGGAAACCGTGGAGCAGAATGACCGGCGCACCGCTGGCGGGGCCGTGCTCTTCGTAGGCGATGCGCAGCAGAGGCGTCACCGCGAAGTTGATTCTGGGCGCCTGGTTCATGTCGACCTCCTGCACGGCTCGGTTGCCGTTATGCGGGTTCCTGATTCACGTATTTGGCCCGATCTGGCGTGAAGGTCACGATCATGTTCGTGCTGGAGCAGGTCAGGGTGCGGTCCTGGGACAGGTCGATGTCCAGGTCTTCACCGCGCAGGCCCTGCCATTGAGCGAGGTATTTGAGGCAGCCGAACTTTTCGTTTTTCTTCAGGCTGCGGCTGACACCGCCTTTCCAGCCGAGCACCGGCAATTCACCGGCCAGGCAACGTTGCGCCAGCTCGGGAAACTTCAGCGCCCGGTCGCGGCCGATTTCCCAGCATTTGATCAGGCCCTTGTCCTGGCCTTCCCAGAGGTCTTCCCGGGTCAGGCCTGTTCGCGGCGCAGCGGTGATAGAGCGTTTTACATGGGTCATGTCAGATCCTTGAATCGGGTTTTATCGGGCAGCTCCGCTGCACCCTTGAGTGCATCGATCTTAGGAGGGGTTTGCGGGGCTGGCAACCTGAAACAGGTAGTAGCGATAGATGGAGAAATATCGGTGCCCGCTTCTGTGGCGAGGGGATTTATCCCCGCTGGGCTGCGTAGCAGCCCCGAAAACGGTCAACTCGGTCTGTCTGGCGAATTGGATTGGCCTCTGGAGGGGCTGCTACGCAGCCCAGCGGGGATAAATCCCCTCGCCACAAGGGTGTGGTGTTCCTACAAAAAAATAGGTGAACCGGAATTTTCTGACGAGTCGTGGCGGTTGCCGGTTCGGAAACGGCG encodes the following:
- a CDS encoding lysozyme inhibitor LprI family protein; the encoded protein is MSPRLFLGLTPLLFIGVVQANDCANATTQGAMNQCAAQENKAADDELNSLYKQITARLKDDPQAKQLLVKAQRAWISFRDAECNFSASGVEGGSVYPLIHSNCTTAVTKARVETFKTYLKCEEGDLSCPVPGA
- a CDS encoding SRPBCC family protein, with product MHSSDRIERKILLKAPRSQVWRALANAEAFGQWFGVALEGKRFVAGDRTQGQITYPGYEHLIWDVAVERVEPERVFSFRWHPYAIEPQVDYSQEPETRVQFELEDMDGGTLLKVVESGFNGIPEARRLKAFRMDSRGWDEQMANIEAFLAKA
- a CDS encoding AraC family transcriptional regulator, whose protein sequence is MSVSTPLHVAPDDGVNQRRAELAELMKRFAPGFGVHPTAIEALHLIRSDQPTEALHTVHKPGLCVIVQGRKEVRLADECYVYDSLNYLVVSVTLPLAGQVIEASPEHPYLCIRLDIDPAQICRLIADANPIEVPTQRTGRGLFLDRIDAPLLDAVLRLLRLLESPDDIATLAPLAQQEIFYRLLRGAQGQRLHEIAIPDTQTHRINRAIEWLNTHYAEPLSIDSLAQMINLSPSALHHRFKAVTAMSPLQYQKQLRLQEARRLLLAENSDVSSIGYKMGYESPSQFSREYSRLFGASPSKDIARLRAQLLQASSA
- a CDS encoding SDR family oxidoreductase, with the protein product MSAIQNKVVVITGASSGIGEAAARLLAAQGARVVLGARRVDRLQALVQELAAEGQQAACKAVDVTRRDDVQSLIDFAVERFGKVDVIVNNAGVMPLSKLEALKVDEWDRMIDVNIRGVLHGIAAGLPLMQRQRSGQFINIASIGAYTVSPTAAVYCATKFAVRAISEGLRQEVGGDVRVTVISPGVTESELAESISDEGGRAEMHEFRRIAIPAEAIARAIAYAIEQPADVDVSELVVRPTASPF
- the inhA gene encoding isonitrile hydratase, whose translation is MALQIGFLLFPQLQQLDLTGPYDVLASLPDVKVHLIWKDLAPVTASTGLVLLPTTTFQDCPKLDVICIPGGSGVGPLMEDEQTLTFIKQQAAHAQYITSVCTGSLVLGAAGLLRGKRATTHWAYHSLLQPLGATPVKERVVRDGNLFTGGGITAGIDFALTLAAELFDQDTAELVQLQLEYAPAPPFTAGCPDTAPTQVLDEAKRRAAESFRVRSQITQRAAARLALQ
- a CDS encoding GlxA family transcriptional regulator, with amino-acid sequence MQNPPKTVHVLAFANVQVLDVTGPLQVFASANDLARQQGLPLPYAPTVIAAGGGAVMSSAGLTLLAEPLPSEGSDTLLIAGGWGVYEAAKDTALVAWVRDHGLRSRRVASVCTGAFLLAASGWLDGRRVVTHWTRCEQLARQHPQLRVEPNPIFINDGPVWTSAGVTAGIDLALALVEDDLGRAIALEVARQLVVFLKRPGGQSQFSVTLSLQNQGSRFDDLHAWIAENLTLDLGLPNLAAEAGMSERSFVRHYRADTGQTPARAVELIRVETARRLLADSALSIKRVAVQCGFGSEETLRRSFLRAMGVTPQAYRERFAVSLQADPAMP
- a CDS encoding alpha/beta fold hydrolase — protein: MNQAPRINFAVTPLLRIAYEEHGPASGAPVILLHGFPYDPRAFDEVAPALALRGYWVIVPYLRGYGPTRFNNPSILRSGQQAALAQDLLDLMQALAIPQAALCGYDWGGRAACIVAALWPERVRCLVTGDGYNLQDIPRSAQPLAPETEHRLWYQYYFHSARGVEGLTQNRRELCQLLWRLWSPTWKRGTALFPLSAPSFDNPDFVEVVIHSYRHRFMYAPGDPTLEWMEERLTAQPAISVPSISLCGADDGVGPAVEFDEDAEHFSGFYERRVLSGVGHNIPQEAPQATLRALLDLLEG